The following are encoded together in the Babylonia areolata isolate BAREFJ2019XMU chromosome 18, ASM4173473v1, whole genome shotgun sequence genome:
- the LOC143292553 gene encoding uncharacterized protein LOC143292553, with protein MIGTLSCRRVCFFSPTYHQRAASVKKTSTMAMEMRTTAVTFRAMLFCAVGTIPAMATPIPKQPPVPKCDEFYYYDHGTELCEHCRDICDDASAKKTVEVCWRQCHSYALALWPPKESPIPEPDETGNQESNDTSFPLAAKITIPVVCLMLLGMAVGLAIIRRKIKKNQQGRAPAGGENENETTTVLISGTGESESAATGASLRATLGTSVTTSPAGVQGEAASFGQEGGQRVGRGSTVAQATPSHLDNLPAHLCNPVPVSPEGNCASFALALPASPLPVMHIPPLGPQSRHLSLPSEDLDSTELKTLLPSLSNDSLLVETRALQGGDPTTAAVSRV; from the exons ATGATAGGAACACTGAGTTGTagaagagtttgttttttttcgccaaCGTATCACCAGCGTGCAGCATCGGTAAAAAAAACATCGACTATGGCAATGGAGATGAGGACAACGGCTGTCACTTTTCGCGCGATGTTGTTTTGCGCAGTTGGCACCATACCTGCAATGGCGACCCCCATTCCAAAACAACCCCCCGTACCAAAATGTGACGAGTTTTATTACTACGATCACGGGACTGAACTATGTGAGCATTGTCGAGACATATGTGATGATGCCAGCGCCAAAAAGACAGTGGAAGTTTGTTGGCGGCAGTGTCATT CTTACGCGCTTGCTCTGTGGCCACCAAAGGAAAGCCCCATCCCAGAACCTGATGAGACAGGTAACCAGGAGAGCAACGACACCAGCTTTCCACTTGCTGCTAAAATCACCATCCCTGTCGTGTGCCTCATGCTCCTTGGCATGGCAGTTGGACTGGCGATCATCAGAAGAAAGATCAAGAAAAATCAGCAAGGAAGAGCTCCAGCTGGTGGCGAAAATGAGAATGAGACGACAACCGTTCTCATCAGTGGCactggggagagtgagagtgcaGCCACAGGGGCATCTCTCAGAGCAACCCTTGGAACGTCAGTGACCACATCCCCTGCTGGAGTCCAGGGGGAAGCAGCCAGTTTTGGTCAAGAAGGGGGccagagggtggggagggggagcacTGTGGCCCAAGCTACACCCAGTCACCTGGACAATCTGCCTGCCCATCTCTGCAATCCTGTTCCTGTCAGCCCTGAAGGCAACTGCGCCTCTTTCGCCTTGGCGTTGCCTGCATCTCCTT TGCCAGTGATGCATATTCCACCCCTGGGCCCACAATCACGCCATCTCTCTTTGCCATCTGAAGACCTGGACAGCACGGAGCTCAAGACCTTGCTGCCCTCTCTCAGCAATGACTCGCTTCTTGTCGAGACCCGCGCACTGCAAGGAGGAGACCCTACCACCGCTGCTGTGAGCAGAGTGTGA